The Streptomyces sp. NBC_01255 genome window below encodes:
- a CDS encoding DUF4231 domain-containing protein: protein MAEVGDAPESGVQSGEMTSQRYIETRLAQYQEWYDVKATRMKAMHLRMRTVSVVGGALVPVFVNVDLAFARVTATVLSVVVVAAVSLESVYRYREQWKNYRSTEQLLGHERVYFETKVGPYHGLSKREAFSALVARVERAIAGENSATLNVMTLGGQVNADVAQHGVPAARQESETS from the coding sequence ATGGCTGAGGTGGGGGACGCGCCCGAATCCGGGGTGCAGAGCGGTGAGATGACGTCGCAGCGGTACATCGAGACCCGGCTCGCGCAGTACCAGGAGTGGTACGACGTGAAGGCGACCCGGATGAAGGCGATGCATCTGCGGATGCGGACCGTGTCCGTCGTCGGTGGGGCGCTCGTGCCGGTGTTCGTGAACGTGGACCTTGCGTTCGCGCGGGTCACCGCCACGGTGCTGAGCGTCGTGGTCGTCGCCGCCGTGTCGCTGGAGAGCGTGTACCGGTACCGGGAGCAGTGGAAGAACTACCGGTCGACCGAGCAGCTGCTCGGGCACGAGCGGGTCTACTTCGAGACCAAGGTGGGGCCCTACCACGGTCTTTCGAAGCGGGAGGCGTTCTCCGCGCTCGTCGCCCGGGTCGAGCGGGCCATCGCCGGCGAGAACTCGGCGACGTTGAATGTGATGACCCTTGGTGGGCAAGTGAATGCCGATGTCGCGCAGCATGGGGTGCCCGCCGCTCGGCAGGAGTCCGAGACTTCCTGA
- a CDS encoding lamin tail domain-containing protein, which yields MLRVRTLAAVTAAAASGVLLLPSPAQAAGSVHLYKIYYDSPGSDLRSNTSLNGEYVQIRNTTGAAVNLRGWTVTDAANHKYTFGSYTLGKGKIVTVRTGRGTNSSANVYQNRGAYVWNNDKDTATLRKSNGTRVDTCSYNSTRVDYKWC from the coding sequence ATGCTTCGTGTACGCACGCTCGCGGCCGTGACCGCGGCCGCCGCCTCCGGCGTTCTGCTGCTGCCTTCGCCGGCCCAGGCCGCCGGCTCGGTCCACCTGTACAAGATCTACTACGACAGCCCCGGTTCGGACCTGCGCTCCAACACGAGCCTCAACGGCGAGTACGTGCAGATACGCAACACGACGGGCGCCGCGGTGAACCTGCGGGGCTGGACGGTCACGGACGCCGCCAACCACAAGTACACCTTCGGCTCCTACACCCTCGGCAAGGGCAAGATCGTGACGGTCCGCACGGGCCGCGGGACGAACTCGTCGGCGAACGTCTACCAGAACCGCGGCGCGTACGTCTGGAACAACGACAAGGACACGGCGACGCTGCGCAAGAGCAACGGCACGCGCGTCGACACCTGCTCGTACAACTCGACGCGGGTCGACTACAAGTGGTGCTGA